In Oscillatoria acuminata PCC 6304, a single window of DNA contains:
- a CDS encoding GmrSD restriction endonuclease domain-containing protein: MLEDGLGTQVEDSQELLEDQFEEEDEEELEEELTIPVKDRKLVTHPYDFVIRSLKAQIDDQTLVLADKFQRRQVWDQTKCSRLIESLLLNVPIPVCYFAELDDGSYSVIDGQQRLTAIYRFLNNEFPLRALKILPDINRKQFQDLEVSYQRLLLSRTIRCIVILKESHPDIKFDVFERLNTGFVPLNAQEIRNSVYRGKLNDLILELSEDEVFQKTRRVLSIDKRMQDCEMILRFFAFFFDPIAYRGTLSKFLDQYLEQGIHFDDETIEHHREIFRKTIDDVFAVFDYGAFRRYTPDTGWEKSINRAIYDVIMLSFAYVDSEDIRSSKTEIIEALKKVCQDPEFSESITSSTKNRDRIQTRIDKWRDAMTEIGLDVPKIKIGKDS, translated from the coding sequence ATGCTAGAAGACGGTCTTGGCACTCAAGTTGAAGATAGCCAGGAACTACTTGAGGATCAATTTGAAGAGGAAGACGAAGAAGAGTTAGAGGAGGAACTGACTATCCCGGTGAAGGATAGAAAGCTGGTGACTCATCCTTATGACTTCGTGATCCGATCGCTCAAAGCTCAGATTGATGACCAGACTCTGGTTTTGGCCGATAAATTTCAGCGTCGGCAAGTTTGGGACCAAACAAAATGCAGTCGGTTGATCGAATCTCTCCTGCTGAATGTTCCCATTCCCGTCTGTTATTTTGCCGAATTAGATGATGGGTCCTATAGCGTCATTGACGGTCAACAACGGTTGACCGCGATTTATCGGTTTCTGAATAATGAATTTCCCCTCCGGGCGTTAAAAATTCTCCCCGACATTAACCGCAAACAATTTCAAGACCTTGAGGTTTCTTACCAGCGCTTGCTCCTCTCGCGGACCATTCGTTGTATTGTCATCCTCAAGGAATCCCACCCGGATATTAAATTTGATGTCTTTGAGCGCTTAAATACGGGCTTTGTCCCCCTGAATGCTCAGGAAATCCGCAACAGCGTCTATCGGGGCAAGTTGAATGATTTAATTTTAGAACTCTCCGAGGATGAGGTTTTCCAAAAAACTCGCCGGGTTCTGAGCATCGATAAACGAATGCAAGATTGCGAAATGATTTTGCGCTTTTTTGCCTTCTTTTTCGACCCGATCGCCTATCGCGGCACCTTATCGAAATTCCTGGATCAATACCTAGAACAGGGAATCCATTTTGACGATGAAACCATCGAGCATCATCGAGAAATCTTTAGAAAAACCATTGATGATGTGTTCGCGGTTTTTGATTACGGAGCTTTCCGGCGTTATACTCCCGATACGGGATGGGAAAAATCCATCAACCGCGCTATTTATGATGTAATCATGCTCTCGTTTGCTTATGTCGATTCTGAGGACATTCGCAGCAGCAAAACCGAGATTATTGAAGCACTCAAAAAAGTGTGTCAAGACCCCGAGTTTAGTGAATCGATTACCTCCTCTACCAAAAATAGAGACCGGATTCAAACCCGGATTGACAAATGGCGAGATGCAATGACCGAGATCGGGTTGGATGTTCCGAAAATTAAAATCGGCAAAGACTCCTAA
- a CDS encoding cation:proton antiporter, with translation MELALGFLKNEPIFAFAVLLAVILVVPIFFERLQLPGLIGLLAAGVAFGPNGLQLLQPQSETMKLLSDIGVVYLMFVAGLEMDMTEFQKVKNRAIGFGSLTFIFPLIAGTIIARFFGFSWNASILIGSLLSSHTPLGYPILSRLGLMGNEAVMVTIGGTIFTNIPALLVLAVCVSVHAGSFSLVNLAIMLVLLTLYTGIVLFGFDWAGREFFRRSGDEEGNQFLFVLLAVFLAAVGAQIIGVEKIVGAFLAGMAVNGAMGSGPVKEKVVFVGSVLFIPIFMVNLGLLIDLPAFIETLTSFWLTLAIISGLLISKLVAALGTQLLYRYTRAETLAIWSLSIPQVAATLAATIVGYNTLNPLGERLLSEEVLNTVIVMMLVTATLGPFLTARAAASLTPPTTNLDTVKTPFDEENQPNGPFTVIVPVYNPETEKNLVEMAALLVRREEGRIVPLSIARVMAQMEASAVDAALIRSENLVAAAVQLSQEFGVKAEPAVRIDDDIAQGIAHASREQKASLIVMGWGETTTLRARLFGNVIDRLLWTAHCPVAVTRLRGSPVQMKRILVSVDNLVARAVFSVRFAYSLAQMNGGQVTLFHVCDRRTPEEVNARIQAQLSALITELAPSDPAQIQIVIAPNDDIPGAILNEAIGYDLVILQATRRRTMSGLEMDDVTTTVIQELSCSLVMLGSS, from the coding sequence ATGGAACTCGCCCTCGGCTTTTTGAAGAACGAACCCATCTTTGCCTTTGCCGTTCTGTTGGCCGTTATTTTAGTTGTGCCAATTTTCTTTGAACGGCTACAACTGCCCGGATTAATTGGCCTCTTGGCGGCTGGGGTAGCCTTTGGACCCAATGGATTGCAGCTTTTACAGCCGCAATCGGAAACCATGAAACTCCTGTCTGACATTGGGGTAGTTTACCTGATGTTTGTTGCCGGTCTAGAAATGGATATGACCGAGTTTCAAAAGGTCAAAAATCGCGCCATTGGATTTGGAAGTTTGACCTTTATTTTCCCCCTGATTGCTGGCACAATTATCGCCCGCTTCTTTGGATTTAGTTGGAATGCTTCCATATTAATTGGGTCTTTGCTATCTTCCCATACCCCTCTGGGTTACCCGATTTTGAGTCGCTTGGGGTTGATGGGAAATGAGGCGGTGATGGTGACCATTGGCGGGACCATTTTTACCAATATTCCGGCTTTATTAGTCTTGGCGGTCTGCGTGAGCGTTCATGCCGGGAGTTTTAGTCTCGTAAATTTGGCAATCATGCTCGTCCTGTTAACCCTTTATACCGGCATTGTGCTGTTTGGGTTTGACTGGGCGGGACGGGAATTTTTTCGGCGTTCAGGAGATGAAGAAGGCAACCAATTTTTGTTTGTCTTACTGGCAGTTTTCTTGGCCGCAGTTGGCGCTCAAATCATTGGGGTTGAAAAAATTGTTGGGGCATTTTTAGCTGGAATGGCCGTGAATGGGGCAATGGGTTCCGGTCCGGTGAAAGAAAAGGTTGTGTTTGTCGGGAGTGTCCTATTTATTCCCATTTTTATGGTGAATTTAGGACTCTTAATTGACCTTCCCGCTTTTATCGAAACCCTGACTTCATTTTGGTTGACCCTGGCAATTATTTCAGGACTATTAATCAGCAAATTAGTCGCGGCATTAGGGACTCAACTGCTGTATCGCTACACTCGCGCCGAGACTCTGGCAATTTGGTCCCTGTCTATTCCTCAAGTGGCGGCAACTCTGGCGGCAACCATTGTGGGATATAACACCTTGAACCCTTTGGGAGAGCGCTTGTTGAGTGAAGAGGTCCTGAATACGGTGATTGTGATGATGTTAGTCACCGCCACATTAGGGCCATTTCTAACCGCGCGGGCGGCAGCGAGTTTGACCCCACCGACGACTAATTTGGATACGGTGAAAACGCCTTTTGATGAAGAAAATCAGCCCAATGGTCCATTTACGGTGATTGTGCCGGTTTATAACCCAGAAACTGAAAAGAATTTAGTGGAAATGGCGGCGTTGCTAGTGCGCCGGGAAGAGGGCCGAATCGTTCCCCTGTCGATCGCCCGGGTGATGGCACAGATGGAAGCCTCAGCGGTGGATGCTGCCCTCATCCGGAGTGAAAATTTAGTCGCCGCAGCGGTGCAACTCTCTCAAGAATTTGGGGTCAAAGCAGAACCGGCGGTGCGAATTGATGATGATATCGCCCAGGGCATTGCTCATGCCAGTCGAGAGCAAAAAGCCAGTTTAATTGTGATGGGATGGGGGGAAACGACGACCCTGCGGGCGAGATTATTTGGCAACGTAATCGATCGCCTCTTATGGACGGCGCATTGTCCCGTAGCGGTGACGCGCTTGCGCGGTTCACCTGTGCAAATGAAACGAATTTTAGTTTCCGTGGATAATCTTGTAGCGCGGGCGGTGTTTTCCGTGCGGTTTGCCTACAGTTTAGCCCAGATGAATGGGGGACAGGTGACGTTATTCCATGTTTGCGATCGGCGCACACCGGAGGAGGTGAATGCTCGCATCCAGGCTCAACTTTCTGCCTTAATCACCGAATTAGCGCCGAGTGATCCGGCACAAATTCAGATTGTGATTGCGCCGAATGATGATATCCCCGGGGCGATTCTCAACGAGGCGATCGGCTATGATTTGGTGATTCTCCAAGCCACAAGACGGCGTACCATGTCCGGATTAGAGATGGATGATGTCACCACAACTGTCATCCAGGAGCTTTCTTGTTCTCTGGTGATGTTGGGATCCAGCTAA
- a CDS encoding HD domain-containing protein → MLSNRFNQALTFAAELHAQQQRKGSGVPYIAHLLGVTSIALEYGANEDQAIAALLHDAIEDQGGAATGAEIRRRFGDTVATIVEACTDADSTPKPPWRERKELYLSHLPTADPLVLLVSASDKLHNSRSILQDYRAMGESVWDRFKGGKTGTLWYYRALVEAFRPTAVNPWLFAELERTVMAIEQLALDPSEITG, encoded by the coding sequence ATGCTATCAAACCGCTTTAATCAAGCTTTAACCTTTGCGGCAGAACTCCACGCGCAACAACAGCGCAAGGGTTCGGGAGTGCCTTATATTGCTCATTTATTGGGGGTAACCAGTATTGCCTTAGAATATGGGGCCAATGAAGATCAGGCGATCGCCGCGTTACTCCATGATGCGATCGAGGACCAAGGGGGGGCCGCGACTGGGGCCGAAATTCGCCGTCGCTTTGGGGATACCGTAGCAACAATCGTTGAGGCTTGCACTGATGCAGATTCTACCCCAAAACCCCCTTGGAGAGAGCGCAAAGAACTTTATCTGTCTCATCTACCCACGGCTGACCCCTTGGTCCTCCTCGTGAGTGCCTCGGATAAATTGCACAATTCCCGGTCAATTCTTCAGGATTATCGGGCAATGGGAGAGTCAGTTTGGGACCGTTTTAAGGGGGGTAAAACCGGGACACTCTGGTATTATCGAGCCTTGGTGGAAGCCTTTCGTCCCACCGCAGTTAATCCTTGGTTATTTGCGGAATTAGAGCGGACTGTAATGGCGATCGAACAGTTAGCATTGGACCCGTCAGAAATAACCGGATAA
- a CDS encoding ATP-binding protein, with protein MEQQQPIDVAAYNERSLNTLSRAIALSAEQFAIILVRCNYRHLQTEMLQRLRERFPVSVAEIHLPPLSTTLFGKMIEEFGELPSLPGVMVLGLESAVAIDELLISIDLVRDEFRKQFPFPLILWVTDDLLHRITQFAPNFKSWAGPSIKFEIPIPKLIQRLRQTAENLFNCILEAGADQLQVGAAIELLTHTHRQEIACAIKDIERAGESLDPYLQACLDFVRGWNAYSHDELATAREFYQRSLAFWEKAVPTVSASETPPEENSTPYLERYGCLLFYLGACWHREALLHRGTAQAAYRQARDYFQQCVAIYQQADRPDLMAKFINALGEVLQKLRDRDGLEEVASIATQLHQQYPDPIAEAQDCGYWGEVALWNSQWEIAKQSALNALQILEFSRTTALTPEKRSFLEWSAQYHRGWYLLLLGRARSALSESTQAIATLEEAKSEAQPECNPRLYSEILRELRSLYFNRGDRLTAFALKQELYALEHQYGFRAFIGAQPLQPQLHPLNPTQLLHLGIGDRPFPQKRYFGSSLTGREAEIKCAITRIGRPDYKLTLIHGPAGVGKSSLLSAQLAPALHQKQIGLHLALPLVISIQGDWFPGAVEVFNRAFAQMGLPIVDITEEQNRIPILHNLCDRLGENGDRNILTALLFDVDADLFDNAHESHRHLFYEFLHDCLNVPFVKAVVCLRTEHLADLLENESLRSLEFINRETRETLCYHLPDLSLDTAHRAVMTLTEQAEFPLEPELIQQLVRDLAQSTIAEVRGLMLQLAGTQLEAEQITTLSAYQDYGGKAALLRRGIREAISDCGVENTQIARSALQALAKTTPDCEQSPTMPYPCHKTLEELRTEIGSSPETLQIILEILVQSGLLFRLYDTPVPRYQLVDQEICRIV; from the coding sequence ATGGAACAACAACAGCCCATTGATGTAGCGGCTTACAACGAACGCTCCCTGAATACCCTATCGAGGGCGATCGCTTTGTCTGCCGAACAATTTGCCATCATTTTGGTGCGGTGCAATTATCGGCATTTGCAAACAGAAATGCTGCAACGATTGCGGGAACGATTTCCGGTTTCTGTGGCCGAAATCCATTTACCCCCCTTAAGTACCACTTTATTTGGTAAAATGATTGAGGAATTTGGGGAATTGCCCTCACTCCCCGGGGTGATGGTTTTGGGATTAGAATCCGCAGTGGCGATCGATGAATTATTAATTTCCATTGATTTAGTCCGGGACGAATTTCGCAAACAGTTTCCCTTCCCCTTAATCCTCTGGGTCACCGATGATTTGCTCCATCGCATCACCCAATTTGCCCCGAATTTCAAAAGTTGGGCCGGACCCTCGATTAAATTTGAAATTCCTATCCCGAAACTCATTCAACGCTTACGTCAAACCGCAGAAAATTTATTTAACTGCATCCTAGAAGCTGGTGCAGATCAACTGCAAGTTGGCGCGGCTATTGAACTCTTAACCCACACCCATCGCCAGGAAATCGCCTGTGCGATTAAAGATATTGAACGGGCGGGGGAGAGTCTGGACCCTTACCTCCAAGCCTGTTTAGATTTCGTCCGGGGTTGGAACGCCTACAGCCATGATGAATTGGCAACCGCCCGGGAATTTTACCAGCGCAGTCTCGCCTTTTGGGAAAAAGCTGTCCCCACAGTCTCCGCTTCAGAAACTCCACCGGAGGAAAACTCTACCCCCTATTTAGAACGCTATGGCTGCTTGCTGTTTTATCTGGGGGCCTGTTGGCATCGGGAAGCCCTCTTACATCGCGGGACAGCCCAGGCAGCCTACCGGCAAGCGCGAGACTATTTTCAGCAATGTGTCGCCATCTACCAACAAGCCGATCGCCCGGATTTGATGGCAAAATTTATCAATGCCCTGGGGGAAGTTCTGCAAAAACTCCGGGACCGAGATGGATTGGAAGAGGTGGCATCGATCGCCACCCAACTGCATCAACAATATCCCGACCCGATCGCCGAGGCGCAGGATTGCGGCTATTGGGGGGAAGTCGCCCTGTGGAACTCCCAATGGGAGATTGCCAAACAGTCCGCCTTAAACGCCCTCCAGATTCTGGAATTCTCTCGCACTACTGCTCTCACACCGGAAAAACGCAGTTTCCTAGAATGGTCCGCCCAATATCATCGCGGCTGGTATTTATTATTATTAGGTAGAGCACGGTCTGCACTCAGTGAGAGTACACAAGCCATTGCCACCCTAGAGGAAGCCAAATCCGAAGCCCAGCCGGAATGTAATCCTCGATTATACAGTGAAATTCTGCGGGAATTGCGATCGCTCTACTTCAACCGGGGCGATCGCCTCACCGCCTTTGCCTTGAAACAGGAACTTTACGCCCTGGAACATCAGTATGGATTTCGCGCCTTCATCGGTGCCCAACCTCTGCAACCCCAACTCCACCCCCTGAATCCCACCCAACTGCTGCATCTCGGCATTGGCGATCGGCCCTTTCCCCAGAAACGCTATTTCGGGTCCAGTCTCACCGGACGAGAAGCCGAAATCAAATGTGCGATTACCCGCATTGGCCGTCCGGACTACAAACTCACCCTGATTCATGGTCCCGCAGGCGTCGGCAAATCTTCTTTATTATCTGCCCAATTAGCCCCTGCCTTACATCAAAAACAAATTGGACTCCATCTGGCATTACCCCTGGTTATCTCCATTCAAGGGGATTGGTTCCCGGGCGCAGTTGAGGTATTTAATCGCGCCTTTGCACAGATGGGATTACCCATTGTGGACATCACCGAGGAGCAAAATCGTATTCCCATTCTGCACAACCTCTGCGATCGCCTGGGCGAAAATGGCGATCGCAACATTTTAACCGCCCTGCTATTTGATGTAGATGCCGATTTATTTGATAACGCCCATGAGTCACACCGCCACCTGTTTTATGAATTTTTGCACGACTGCTTAAATGTTCCCTTTGTCAAAGCAGTCGTCTGTTTGCGGACCGAACATCTGGCTGACTTACTCGAAAACGAATCCTTGCGATCGCTAGAATTTATCAACCGAGAGACCCGGGAAACCTTGTGCTATCACCTGCCAGACTTATCCCTCGACACCGCTCACCGGGCAGTCATGACATTAACAGAACAAGCCGAATTTCCCCTAGAACCGGAACTGATCCAGCAATTAGTGAGAGATTTAGCCCAAAGCACTATCGCCGAAGTGCGAGGGCTGATGTTACAACTTGCAGGTACACAACTGGAAGCCGAACAGATTACCACCCTCAGCGCCTATCAAGACTATGGCGGCAAAGCAGCCTTACTCCGACGAGGCATCCGCGAGGCGATTTCTGACTGTGGCGTAGAAAACACCCAAATCGCCCGATCAGCCCTCCAAGCCCTCGCTAAAACCACCCCAGACTGTGAACAATCCCCTACCATGCCCTATCCCTGCCACAAAACCCTAGAAGAACTCAGAACCGAAATCGGCAGCAGTCCAGAGACATTACAGATAATCCTAGAAATCCTAGTCCAGTCCGGGTTACTCTTTCGCCTATACGATACTCCAGTTCCCCGCTATCAACTCGTCGATCAGGAGATTTGCCGAATCGTATAG